A portion of the Desulfopila inferna genome contains these proteins:
- a CDS encoding ferredoxin, translating into MKMTRKRPVVDIGRCTLCGGCLEVAPEVFRYNEIFGYVEVIEAEEYSEEEVDEAIKICPVDCIEWED; encoded by the coding sequence ATGAAGATGACAAGAAAGCGTCCTGTGGTCGATATTGGCAGATGCACCCTTTGCGGGGGGTGTTTGGAAGTTGCCCCTGAAGTTTTCCGCTATAACGAGATTTTCGGCTATGTCGAGGTTATAGAGGCGGAGGAGTATTCTGAAGAGGAGGTTGATGAGGCGATCAAGATTTGCCCTGTCGATTGTATTGAATGGGAGGATTGA
- a CDS encoding sodium:proton exchanger, with translation MKDFILESVGKLDLAVWLLVVLFFCGSALMFEGNVQMAFIGSGGIIFEMLLIGISIEIIIEMLKSTKGIGTLTGFITNGPEAVCLIVGLLVGDIIFASSTPLGSNFMNPILLFFAAIASGSFAILLRTHRAYTIITVLLTASLAVIFFVLQQQHYIFWVVAALIVSTVLFFLRPAEPLPGEAEQAIIESNFWLIPAIATLTIAGYFLDPVVSFAAEHSHAPKGVIGFVVLATLTSWPEFKSSLSLLRRAKPAAAILNITVSNITNIWLAGGGIIFFLVSR, from the coding sequence ATGAAAGACTTTATTCTCGAATCGGTCGGCAAGCTGGACCTCGCCGTATGGCTGCTGGTCGTCCTCTTTTTCTGCGGGTCCGCCCTGATGTTCGAGGGAAATGTCCAGATGGCTTTCATCGGCTCCGGCGGAATAATCTTCGAGATGCTGCTTATCGGCATCTCGATTGAAATTATTATCGAGATGCTCAAATCCACCAAAGGCATCGGCACCCTTACCGGATTTATAACCAACGGACCTGAAGCCGTTTGTCTCATTGTCGGCCTTCTGGTCGGGGACATCATTTTTGCCTCTTCCACGCCGCTGGGCTCCAACTTCATGAATCCCATTCTTCTCTTTTTCGCGGCTATCGCCAGCGGGAGCTTTGCCATACTACTACGAACGCACCGTGCCTACACAATCATCACGGTGCTGCTGACCGCTTCCCTGGCCGTTATTTTCTTCGTCCTTCAGCAGCAGCACTATATTTTCTGGGTTGTTGCCGCCCTCATTGTTTCGACTGTGCTATTTTTTCTCAGGCCGGCAGAGCCGCTGCCGGGTGAAGCAGAGCAGGCCATCATCGAGTCAAATTTTTGGCTCATTCCCGCAATTGCCACCCTCACCATCGCCGGATATTTCCTCGACCCGGTAGTTTCCTTTGCGGCCGAACACTCCCATGCGCCAAAAGGAGTAATCGGCTTTGTGGTTCTGGCGACGCTGACGAGCTGGCCGGAGTTTAAATCCTCGCTTTCCCTGCTCAGGCGCGCCAAGCCGGCTGCGGCAATTCTCAACATTACCGTTTCAAATATTACCAATATCTGGCTTGCCGGTGGCGGTATAATCTTTTTTCTTGTCAGCCGATAA
- a CDS encoding ATP-binding protein, whose product MKNVRKIIQIDEELCDGCGQCVPDCAEGSLVIVDGKAKLVEDKLCDGLGACLGACPQGALKIIEREAEEFDEEAVEEYLAAKEKEEKQAVKAPAPSMGGGCPSARLQNFAPQTSCQAANVPVANANTASALTHWPIQIRLIPPTAPFLKNADVLIAADCTAVAVPGFQEKYLQNKVVMMGCPKFDDAQGYIDKFADIITTAGLNSITILIVEVPCCSSMNVIVKKAMEKAGKTVPVEQITVSTRGGELERKTW is encoded by the coding sequence ATGAAAAATGTAAGAAAAATAATCCAGATTGACGAAGAACTTTGTGATGGTTGCGGACAGTGTGTTCCCGATTGCGCTGAAGGTTCTCTTGTAATAGTTGACGGTAAGGCAAAGCTCGTGGAAGATAAGCTCTGCGACGGCTTAGGCGCTTGTCTCGGAGCCTGCCCTCAGGGTGCCTTGAAAATTATCGAACGTGAAGCGGAAGAATTCGACGAAGAGGCCGTTGAAGAATACCTTGCCGCAAAAGAGAAGGAAGAGAAGCAGGCTGTCAAAGCACCGGCTCCTTCAATGGGTGGAGGCTGCCCTTCCGCCAGACTGCAAAACTTTGCACCGCAGACGTCCTGTCAGGCAGCGAATGTTCCGGTAGCAAATGCCAATACAGCATCGGCTTTGACCCACTGGCCCATTCAGATTCGCCTGATTCCGCCCACCGCGCCATTTTTGAAAAATGCCGATGTCCTTATAGCAGCTGACTGTACCGCAGTGGCAGTTCCCGGTTTTCAGGAGAAGTATCTGCAGAACAAAGTCGTGATGATGGGATGTCCGAAATTTGACGATGCACAAGGCTATATCGATAAATTCGCCGATATCATCACCACTGCCGGCCTCAACTCCATCACCATCCTGATCGTTGAGGTGCCTTGCTGCTCCAGTATGAATGTCATCGTCAAAAAGGCGATGGAGAAAGCGGGAAAAACCGTCCCGGTCGAACAGATCACCGTCTCCACCAGGGGCGGGGAACTGGAACGTAAAACCTGGTAA
- a CDS encoding S8 family peptidase: MKVIYLMSDCLITILLILGCATLSVAEINNKAGGMKLVEKAQVTGKIPVIMRLNIPYYPEGQLSLRQEREDQHARISQAQGDLLERYSGRSISKVKKFKSVPYIAMTVDASGLADLLNDLEIISIQEDIPVPPTLEQSIPFINADAVHSEGSDGTGMVVAVLDSGVRNTHTFLDAGKIVSEACYSTTFEFYSSTSVCPNGLESQEGPGAGVNCLIGSSCSHGTHVAGIAAGTGGIPGTGVAPGTDIIAIQIFSRFDSEAQCGVGLTPCILSYSSDQMLGLERVYLLRNTLNIAAVNMSLGGGAYSGYCDTDTRKPLIDNLRSAGILTVISSGNDAFDGSVGAPGCISSAITVGATLNNSDSAASFSNHAYMVDLMAPGYSINSSTATSDTSYASWSGTSMAAPHVAGAFAVMKDRNSFWTVDEMEILLKSTGAMVTRAGITIPRIDLHAAAADRYEENDTRETAYDLSFRRQNWLNTIDGYGFQEDDDWYEIGVEPGFERIQIDLRFSHADGDVNLQLVSSAGNVLISSATVSDDEFIDYTVPAGAGIYYLRVHGDDAGNPYTLWWDAFVADIGPAVSNPFPANGSSVPPGTTGQLLRVVAPDSTGGTIHYGTNADVPFTISASVNGDNLEAVIPYAAGEMESPGTNYWYIIAEGAGGSTRYPESGNLSFSVADKSFPWTLFLPAIGRSNTSE, encoded by the coding sequence ATGAAAGTGATTTACCTGATGAGTGATTGCCTGATTACTATTCTATTGATATTGGGTTGTGCAACGCTCTCCGTAGCGGAAATCAATAATAAAGCCGGCGGCATGAAATTGGTGGAAAAAGCACAGGTAACCGGAAAAATTCCGGTGATAATGAGACTGAATATTCCCTACTACCCGGAAGGACAATTATCTTTGCGCCAAGAGAGAGAAGATCAGCATGCCAGAATTTCTCAAGCTCAGGGAGATCTGCTGGAACGATATTCAGGTCGCAGCATATCCAAAGTCAAAAAATTCAAGTCGGTCCCTTATATTGCTATGACGGTTGATGCTTCGGGGTTGGCAGATTTGCTCAATGATCTTGAAATCATAAGTATCCAGGAAGACATACCTGTACCTCCAACTCTTGAACAGAGTATTCCCTTCATTAATGCTGATGCAGTTCATTCGGAAGGTTCTGACGGCACAGGAATGGTCGTCGCTGTTTTGGACTCGGGAGTTCGAAATACACATACATTTTTGGATGCCGGGAAAATCGTTTCAGAGGCTTGCTACAGTACAACATTTGAATTTTATTCTTCGACGAGTGTGTGCCCTAATGGTTTAGAGTCTCAAGAAGGACCCGGAGCAGGGGTAAACTGTCTTATCGGTAGCAGCTGCTCCCATGGCACCCATGTCGCCGGAATAGCGGCAGGAACAGGGGGAATTCCGGGAACAGGAGTCGCACCGGGGACTGATATCATCGCCATTCAGATATTTTCCAGATTCGACAGTGAGGCCCAGTGCGGCGTTGGCTTAACACCTTGTATACTTTCATATTCTTCTGATCAGATGCTGGGGTTGGAAAGAGTTTACCTGTTGCGGAATACTTTAAATATTGCTGCCGTAAATATGAGCCTCGGCGGTGGAGCATATTCCGGCTACTGTGATACAGATACAAGAAAGCCTCTTATTGATAACCTGCGTTCGGCTGGGATTTTAACTGTCATCTCTTCCGGAAACGATGCTTTTGACGGGTCTGTTGGTGCACCGGGTTGTATCTCCTCCGCGATTACTGTGGGAGCCACGCTCAATAATTCGGACTCGGCCGCCTCCTTTTCAAATCATGCCTATATGGTTGATTTAATGGCACCGGGATATTCTATCAACTCTTCTACCGCAACTTCGGACACATCATACGCATCCTGGAGTGGAACTTCAATGGCTGCTCCACATGTAGCCGGTGCCTTTGCCGTCATGAAAGACAGGAACAGTTTCTGGACCGTTGATGAGATGGAAATCCTGCTGAAAAGCACCGGTGCGATGGTGACTCGTGCCGGTATTACCATACCGAGGATTGATCTCCATGCAGCGGCGGCTGATAGGTACGAAGAAAACGATACCCGGGAAACAGCGTATGATCTGTCATTCAGAAGGCAAAACTGGTTGAACACCATTGATGGTTATGGATTTCAGGAGGATGATGACTGGTATGAAATTGGTGTTGAGCCGGGATTTGAAAGAATACAAATCGATCTGAGATTTAGCCATGCAGACGGAGATGTAAACCTTCAACTTGTCAGTTCTGCAGGAAATGTTCTGATCAGTTCGGCGACTGTGTCAGATGATGAATTTATAGATTATACAGTACCAGCAGGCGCTGGAATATATTACTTGAGGGTACATGGCGATGATGCGGGTAATCCTTACACCCTCTGGTGGGATGCTTTCGTTGCTGATATTGGACCGGCAGTCTCAAACCCTTTTCCGGCGAATGGATCCAGTGTTCCTCCTGGAACGACGGGACAATTACTCCGGGTTGTCGCTCCGGATTCTACAGGGGGGACAATACATTACGGCACTAATGCCGATGTTCCTTTTACCATCTCAGCTTCTGTAAACGGTGACAATCTCGAGGCCGTCATTCCTTATGCTGCCGGAGAGATGGAAAGTCCCGGAACCAACTACTGGTATATCATCGCTGAAGGAGCGGGAGGTTCGACCCGTTATCCGGAAAGTGGAAACCTCTCGTTTTCAGTTGCAGATAAATCATTCCCCTGGACTTTGTTCTTACCGGCAATAGGAAGATCAAATACATCTGAGTAG
- a CDS encoding RNase H family protein: MYPGVTWKNSSGSGSWAIILNYRHHYKVLGGWAENTTANRLYLVAVLEGIRAMKRVLPINIYTRSGYLRDGLETWVEGWRKRGWRTREGADISNGKQWRELANLKEVFEIHVAAVSSEEPPCHLLAAKEIAREFEQLQSEVLTDKRE, from the coding sequence ATCTACCCGGGGGTCACCTGGAAAAACAGCAGCGGCTCAGGCTCCTGGGCGATCATTCTGAATTATCGTCATCACTACAAAGTGCTGGGTGGATGGGCTGAGAATACCACGGCGAACAGGCTCTATCTGGTTGCAGTGCTGGAAGGAATCAGGGCAATGAAGAGAGTCTTGCCGATCAACATTTACACGCGCTCCGGCTATCTGCGCGACGGCCTGGAAACCTGGGTTGAAGGGTGGCGAAAGAGGGGATGGCGCACCAGGGAAGGCGCGGATATCAGCAACGGTAAGCAGTGGCGGGAGCTTGCCAATCTGAAAGAAGTGTTTGAAATCCATGTTGCCGCCGTCTCATCGGAGGAGCCTCCGTGTCATCTGCTGGCCGCAAAAGAAATTGCACGGGAATTTGAGCAATTGCAATCGGAGGTGTTAACTGATAAAAGGGAGTAG
- a CDS encoding CreA family protein produces the protein MLSAIFCFCLVSGWVSIPQAEEIGSVRTKFKVLGANDKIVIEAFDDPDIPGATCYLSRAKTGGISGSLGVAEDTSDASISCRQIGPIQLPEDVKEGREEGERVFRKSTSILFKTLQVVRFYDKKRNTLIYLSYSNRIIEGSPKNSISTIPIMAWPEP, from the coding sequence CTGCTTTCCGCCATATTCTGTTTCTGTCTGGTATCGGGTTGGGTATCGATACCACAGGCCGAGGAGATAGGTTCGGTACGAACAAAGTTCAAGGTACTTGGCGCCAACGATAAAATTGTTATCGAAGCTTTTGACGATCCCGATATTCCGGGGGCAACCTGTTATCTCAGCAGAGCAAAAACCGGTGGAATATCCGGCTCGCTGGGAGTTGCCGAAGATACCTCGGATGCCTCGATCTCCTGCAGGCAGATTGGTCCGATCCAGCTGCCCGAGGATGTGAAAGAAGGCAGAGAAGAGGGTGAACGGGTTTTCCGAAAATCAACCTCGATCCTGTTCAAGACTTTGCAGGTTGTGCGTTTTTATGATAAAAAGCGAAATACTTTGATCTATTTGAGCTACTCGAACAGGATAATCGAGGGCTCACCAAAAAATTCGATTTCCACCATACCGATAATGGCCTGGCCAGAGCCCTGA
- a CDS encoding FprA family A-type flavoprotein: MKAVKIIDNIYWIGAVDWDVRDFHGYSTNRGTTYNAFLIIDEKITLIDTVKSSLKAEFLERLRSIIDPAKIDYIVVNHVEMDHSGILPEMVELIKPEKIICSKMGHKALVEHFHQTDWPYEIAEPGRDLSLGEKTLSFIETRMLHWPDSMFTYVKEDKLLFSSDAFGQHLATSERFDDQVDQAILVEELTKYYANILTLYSPKVKKLLETVKEIGLEIKMIAPDHGVIWRSNPGLPLQYYEKWSDNIGDGSALVIYDTMWHSTEKMAKQISAGLEEENISVKLLNLRYNHRSDVMREVLNADGIILGCPTLNNGLLPRMAGFLMYMSGLRPANKVGAAFGSFGWSGESIKLLHKAMEDLKFDLVDPGFRVKYIPETEDLEKCVELGRAVGRKIKER, encoded by the coding sequence TTGAAGGCAGTAAAAATTATAGATAATATCTACTGGATTGGCGCCGTGGACTGGGATGTTCGTGATTTTCATGGGTATTCAACCAATCGCGGCACCACTTACAATGCTTTTCTTATCATCGATGAGAAAATTACTCTGATCGATACCGTAAAAAGTTCCCTCAAGGCGGAATTCCTCGAACGCCTCAGATCCATAATCGATCCGGCAAAAATCGATTATATCGTCGTCAATCATGTAGAGATGGACCATTCGGGCATTCTGCCGGAAATGGTGGAGCTTATCAAGCCCGAGAAGATCATCTGCTCGAAAATGGGACACAAGGCGTTGGTGGAGCATTTTCATCAGACCGACTGGCCCTATGAGATTGCCGAACCCGGCAGGGACCTCTCCCTCGGTGAAAAAACTCTCTCCTTTATTGAAACCCGCATGCTGCATTGGCCGGATTCCATGTTTACCTATGTGAAGGAAGACAAGCTTCTCTTCTCCAGCGATGCCTTCGGCCAGCATCTCGCCACCAGCGAACGGTTCGACGACCAGGTCGACCAGGCGATTCTAGTGGAAGAGCTGACTAAATATTATGCCAATATCCTTACTCTCTATTCTCCAAAGGTCAAAAAACTGCTGGAAACCGTCAAGGAGATCGGTCTGGAAATCAAGATGATTGCCCCCGACCATGGCGTCATCTGGCGTTCCAATCCGGGACTGCCGCTACAGTACTATGAGAAGTGGTCTGACAATATCGGCGACGGCAGTGCCCTGGTCATCTACGATACTATGTGGCATTCCACCGAGAAAATGGCGAAACAGATTTCCGCCGGCCTGGAGGAGGAAAACATCTCGGTAAAACTGCTCAATCTGCGCTACAATCATCGTAGCGATGTTATGCGCGAGGTTCTTAATGCCGACGGCATCATTCTGGGCTGCCCCACCCTCAACAACGGTCTGCTGCCCCGCATGGCCGGTTTCCTCATGTACATGAGCGGATTGCGGCCCGCCAATAAGGTCGGGGCGGCATTCGGCTCTTTCGGCTGGTCCGGAGAATCGATCAAACTGCTCCACAAGGCCATGGAAGACCTGAAATTCGACCTGGTCGATCCGGGTTTTCGTGTCAAATATATTCCGGAAACGGAAGATCTGGAAAAATGCGTGGAATTGGGCAGAGCAGTGGGCAGAAAGATCAAAGAAAGATAA
- the hcp gene encoding hydroxylamine reductase, with amino-acid sequence MFCNQCEQTAKGIGCDKIGVCGKQPDVAVLQDLLTYAIQGLSLVAHEGRKVGVKDNKIDHFTAEAIFSCLTNVDFDPARFEALIDKTVELRDGLKEKVKAAGGNVSFDSDAATFTPAGSFDGKIKQGEDLDFINSLDDNEDLRSLKEISLYGLRGLAAYTDHAAILGQQDDLVYDYMHETMAKLTRKDLGLEELVGTALKCGEVNIKAMELLDAGNTGTYGHPTPTEVPLGHKAGKAILISGHDLRDLELLLKQTEGKGINIYTHGEMLPCHGYPELKKYDHFYGHFGSAWQNQHKEFPEFPGAILFTTNCIQKPRDNYAANVFTTGLVGWPGLVHIGADKDFTPVINRALELPGFTSDEDKGSVLAGFGRNAVLGVADKVIEAVKSKDIRHFFLVGGCDGAKPGRNYYTEFVEKVPQDCVVLTLACGKFRFFDKKLGDIGGIPRLLDVGQCNDSYSAIQIAAALANAFDCTVNDLPLSMVLSWYEQKAVVILLSLLHLGIKDIRLGPSLPAFITPNVLNVLVENFNIMPIAETPQEDLDAILAA; translated from the coding sequence ATGTTTTGTAATCAATGTGAACAGACTGCAAAGGGAATTGGATGCGACAAGATCGGTGTGTGCGGCAAGCAACCTGATGTGGCAGTGCTTCAGGATCTCTTGACATACGCCATACAGGGACTCTCCCTGGTCGCTCACGAGGGCCGGAAGGTTGGTGTAAAAGACAACAAGATCGACCATTTTACCGCGGAAGCTATTTTTTCCTGTCTGACCAATGTTGATTTTGATCCCGCCCGGTTTGAGGCATTAATCGATAAAACCGTCGAACTGCGCGATGGCCTGAAAGAAAAGGTTAAGGCGGCAGGCGGCAATGTATCCTTTGACTCGGATGCAGCCACCTTTACTCCCGCCGGCAGTTTCGATGGAAAGATCAAGCAGGGAGAAGACCTGGACTTTATCAACAGCCTGGACGACAACGAAGATCTCCGTTCACTCAAGGAGATTTCCCTCTACGGCCTTCGCGGTCTGGCGGCCTACACGGACCATGCAGCAATTCTGGGACAGCAGGATGACCTGGTCTATGATTACATGCACGAGACCATGGCCAAACTCACCAGAAAAGACCTGGGACTCGAAGAACTCGTCGGCACCGCTCTCAAATGCGGTGAGGTCAACATCAAGGCAATGGAGCTTCTCGATGCCGGCAACACCGGCACCTACGGCCATCCCACCCCGACGGAAGTACCCCTGGGCCATAAAGCAGGCAAAGCCATCCTCATCTCCGGTCATGACCTGCGTGATCTCGAACTTCTTCTCAAGCAGACCGAAGGAAAAGGCATCAATATTTATACCCACGGTGAAATGCTCCCCTGCCATGGTTATCCCGAGTTGAAAAAGTATGATCATTTTTACGGTCATTTCGGCAGTGCCTGGCAGAACCAGCACAAGGAGTTTCCGGAATTTCCAGGGGCCATTCTCTTTACCACCAACTGTATCCAGAAACCCAGAGACAACTATGCCGCAAATGTCTTCACCACGGGTCTGGTAGGCTGGCCGGGTCTGGTGCACATCGGTGCCGACAAGGATTTTACTCCGGTCATCAATCGCGCCCTGGAACTTCCCGGGTTTACCAGCGATGAAGACAAGGGCAGTGTTCTGGCGGGATTCGGCAGAAATGCCGTTCTGGGTGTTGCCGACAAGGTAATCGAGGCAGTCAAGTCCAAGGACATCAGGCACTTCTTTCTGGTCGGCGGCTGCGACGGCGCCAAGCCCGGACGCAACTACTACACGGAGTTTGTAGAAAAGGTTCCTCAGGACTGTGTGGTACTCACCCTGGCCTGCGGCAAATTCCGTTTCTTTGACAAGAAACTCGGCGATATCGGCGGCATTCCAAGGTTACTCGATGTCGGTCAGTGCAATGATTCCTACTCTGCGATTCAGATCGCCGCCGCACTTGCCAATGCCTTTGACTGTACCGTCAATGATCTGCCGCTTTCCATGGTTCTTTCCTGGTACGAGCAGAAGGCCGTGGTAATTCTGTTGAGTCTGCTTCATCTCGGGATCAAGGATATTCGTCTCGGACCTTCCCTGCCGGCGTTTATCACCCCGAATGTCCTCAATGTACTGGTTGAAAACTTTAATATCATGCCTATTGCAGAAACCCCGCAAGAGGATCTCGATGCCATACTTGCAGCATAA
- a CDS encoding YkgJ family cysteine cluster protein, with amino-acid sequence MSTEQTECRRCGTCCNNGGPALHFEDAELVGNGILMRKRLITIRKGELVVKPHDRTPQTAQCELVKISGTGKTWQCYYFDGTTGCMIYGDRPLACSELQCWNTTAIEELVEKNTLSRFDIIGEDEPIYALVKKHETDCPCPNMEELQRAIAGKEYPDIESLESLINEDIRVRTTAVQQYDITLAEELFYFGRPLFQLLQQIGVRVFEKEGVLRLRWPV; translated from the coding sequence TTGAGTACTGAACAGACGGAATGCAGGAGATGCGGAACCTGCTGCAACAATGGCGGACCCGCCCTCCATTTTGAAGATGCTGAACTTGTCGGCAACGGTATTCTGATGAGAAAACGGCTGATTACCATCCGCAAAGGTGAACTGGTTGTCAAACCGCACGACCGTACCCCGCAAACCGCCCAATGTGAGCTGGTGAAAATCAGCGGAACCGGAAAAACCTGGCAGTGCTATTATTTTGATGGAACAACAGGCTGTATGATCTATGGGGACAGGCCGCTGGCCTGCAGTGAGCTGCAGTGCTGGAATACCACGGCAATAGAAGAGCTGGTCGAGAAAAATACCCTGAGCAGATTCGATATTATCGGAGAGGATGAGCCCATTTATGCCTTGGTGAAAAAACATGAGACCGACTGCCCATGCCCCAATATGGAGGAATTGCAAAGGGCGATAGCAGGGAAAGAGTATCCCGATATTGAATCATTGGAATCACTGATCAACGAAGATATCCGCGTTCGCACAACGGCCGTACAGCAGTACGACATCACCCTGGCCGAAGAGCTTTTTTATTTCGGAAGACCTCTTTTTCAGCTGCTGCAGCAGATCGGAGTGAGAGTGTTTGAGAAAGAAGGGGTGCTGAGGCTGCGCTGGCCGGTCTGA
- a CDS encoding nitrite reductase encodes MPRKNFSIINVPNMSLMAGEELEKIYELLRKHQATLTTITPGQRLAVYGMSAEKLKALQDELSSNFPVDEGIKVTSLQSCPGLEQCRYAVADSLILGRKIDRLTFDRPFPHKVKIGIAACKMCCTKPYLRDVGILAGKKGWSVLFGGNAGGRPRIGDLLASELQEDEVVALVKKALDFYIENAAKKQRTARFIEQIGIEEFRKVVLDSQK; translated from the coding sequence ATGCCCCGCAAAAATTTCTCCATCATCAATGTCCCCAATATGTCCCTTATGGCCGGGGAGGAGTTGGAGAAGATATATGAACTCCTCCGGAAACACCAGGCCACACTTACAACGATAACTCCAGGGCAGCGCCTTGCCGTATACGGAATGTCTGCAGAGAAGCTCAAAGCCCTTCAGGACGAACTCTCGTCAAATTTTCCGGTTGATGAGGGTATTAAGGTTACTTCGCTGCAAAGCTGTCCGGGTCTTGAACAATGCCGTTACGCTGTGGCAGATTCACTGATCCTTGGCAGAAAAATAGATCGACTCACCTTCGATCGTCCCTTTCCCCATAAAGTAAAAATCGGTATTGCCGCCTGCAAAATGTGCTGCACCAAACCCTATTTAAGAGATGTCGGCATCCTTGCCGGAAAAAAGGGCTGGAGCGTTCTTTTCGGCGGTAACGCCGGCGGCAGACCCCGCATCGGCGATCTGCTGGCCTCGGAGCTTCAGGAAGACGAAGTTGTGGCCCTGGTGAAAAAAGCCCTCGATTTTTACATCGAAAACGCCGCTAAAAAACAGCGTACGGCACGATTTATCGAGCAGATCGGCATTGAAGAATTCAGAAAGGTCGTACTAGATTCCCAAAAATGA
- a CDS encoding class I SAM-dependent methyltransferase — protein sequence MEYADEPRLVFSPLSEKEYCRFYALEMDTFSDDAEFYMARLRPDDAVLELGCGSGRLSRLVAPWCKSVTAIDISEEMIRRAGLEPAENISYHRMDMTDFSFTCRFNAIIIPYNTLNLLGSKSTVERCLRLCREHLTESGKLLLHLYHPDKQVLEADGGRFFQFAIFELKDGDKIIKETLKHYLRPTETLVFEERYRVRPRSITEGKRDLRHTFSLYAPEPDKWKALLHNAGFSVSECCGSYGGAPFYAADSTLLIEAFAA from the coding sequence ATGGAATACGCCGACGAACCGCGCCTTGTCTTCTCCCCTCTTTCGGAAAAAGAATATTGTCGGTTTTACGCTCTCGAAATGGACACTTTTTCCGATGATGCCGAATTCTACATGGCCCGGCTGCGCCCTGATGATGCCGTCCTGGAACTGGGCTGCGGCAGTGGCAGGTTAAGCCGCCTTGTCGCGCCCTGGTGCAAAAGTGTCACAGCCATAGACATCTCGGAGGAGATGATCCGGCGCGCCGGGCTCGAGCCGGCGGAAAACATCTCCTATCATCGGATGGACATGACGGATTTCTCATTTACCTGCCGCTTCAATGCAATCATCATCCCCTATAATACGCTCAACCTTCTGGGAAGCAAATCCACCGTCGAGCGCTGTTTACGCCTCTGCCGGGAACATCTCACCGAGTCCGGAAAGTTGCTGCTTCACCTCTATCATCCGGATAAACAGGTGCTCGAGGCTGATGGGGGAAGGTTCTTTCAGTTTGCCATCTTCGAACTTAAAGATGGAGATAAGATCATTAAGGAAACACTGAAGCACTACCTGCGCCCCACCGAAACCCTCGTATTCGAAGAAAGGTATCGGGTTAGGCCCCGCTCAATAACCGAAGGGAAACGCGATTTACGTCATACCTTCTCTCTCTATGCGCCGGAGCCGGATAAATGGAAGGCGTTGCTCCACAATGCTGGTTTCTCAGTTTCGGAATGCTGCGGCAGCTACGGCGGCGCTCCTTTTTACGCTGCCGACTCCACCCTCCTGATCGAGGCATTTGCTGCATAA
- a CDS encoding methyl-accepting chemotaxis protein yields MARKYKRRIKNFFIKESFQGKIILAFFLAVTIGCLFFITIFGFFSADTMTISYENSDLKFGQTPMMLLQNAIAANWIFLIICGTLLVTIAIIGSHRIAGPLYRFEKTLDSMMAKDLGDTIHLRGKDEGKDLAEKINLFNKALSEDIKVLNRRCSAVNDLISQYNSLSSSKLSLDEMNSICNAIKSNNDKIKQIVAAYQLADDR; encoded by the coding sequence ATGGCTCGGAAATACAAGAGGCGGATTAAAAACTTTTTTATCAAAGAGAGCTTCCAGGGCAAAATCATTCTGGCGTTTTTCCTGGCGGTGACCATAGGCTGCCTGTTCTTCATTACTATATTCGGCTTTTTTTCAGCTGATACGATGACTATTTCCTACGAGAACAGCGATCTGAAATTCGGCCAGACCCCGATGATGCTCCTGCAAAACGCCATTGCGGCCAACTGGATTTTTCTGATTATCTGCGGCACTCTTTTGGTGACTATCGCTATAATCGGCAGCCATCGCATCGCCGGCCCACTCTACCGTTTTGAAAAGACGCTGGACAGTATGATGGCCAAGGATCTCGGTGATACCATCCACCTGCGGGGCAAAGATGAAGGCAAGGATCTGGCGGAGAAGATCAACCTCTTCAACAAAGCTCTTTCCGAGGATATCAAGGTGCTTAATCGCCGCTGCAGTGCGGTAAACGATCTTATCAGCCAGTATAATTCACTGAGCAGCTCAAAACTGTCACTCGATGAGATGAATTCCATCTGCAATGCCATCAAAAGCAACAACGACAAAATAAAACAGATTGTCGCTGCATATCAGCTCGCTGATGACCGGTAA